One Pichia kudriavzevii chromosome 3, complete sequence genomic window carries:
- a CDS encoding uncharacterized protein (PKUD0C08250; similar to Saccharomyces cerevisiae YOR133W (EFT1) and YDR385W (EFT2); ancestral locus Anc_5.467), with translation MDRVSNVRNMSVIAHVDHGKSTLTDSLVQRAGIISAGKAGEARFMDTRKDEQERGITIKSTAISLFSEMGEDDVKEIKQKTDGTKFLINLIDSPGHVDFSSEVTAALRVTDGAMVVVDTIEGVCVQTETVLRQALGERIKPVLVINKVDRAMLELQITKEDLYQTFSRTIESVNVVIATYHDKVLGDCQVYPDKGTVAFGSGLHGWAFTVRQFATRYSKKFGVDREKMMQRLWGDSFFNPKTKKWTNKDKDADGKPLERAFNMFVLDPIFRLINAIMNFKKDEINTLVEKLEINLKAEERELEGKALMKVVMRKFLPAADAMLEMIVIHLPSPVTAQAYRADQLYEGPSDDEHCIAIKNCDPKAELMLYVSKMVPTSDKGRFYAFGRVFAGTVKSGMKVRIQGPNYQVGKKDDLFVKAIQRTVLMMGRGVEQIDDCPAGNIIGLVGIDQFLLKSGTLTTSETAHNMKVMKFSVSPVVQVAVEVKNGNDLPKLVEGLKRLSKSDPCVLTYMSPSGEHIVAATGELHLEICLNDLQQDHAGVPLKISPPVVAYRETVESESRIVALSKSPNKHNRIYLKATPMEEEVNLAIENGIIDPRADVKVRARLMADEYGWDVSEARKIWCFGPDGTGANVVVDETKAVQYLNEIKDHVNSGFQWAVKEGPLLGEQLRGIRFNIMDVTLHADAIHRGAGQIMPTMRRVTFASMLLAEPRIQEPIFLVEIQCPESAIGGIYSVLNRKRGQVISEEQRPGTPLFTVKAYMPVNESFGFTGELRQATGGQAFPTMIFDHWDTMGGDPTDASTKPGSIVLEARKKRGMKENVPGYEEFYDKL, from the coding sequence ATGGACCGTGTCAGTAATGTCAGAAACATGTCTGTCATTGCCCACGTCGATCACGGTAAGTCCACCTTGACTGATTCCTTAGTCCAAAGGGCAGGTATTATTTCCGCTGGTAAGGCCGGTGAAGCCAGATTTATGGATACCAGAAAGGATGAACAAGAAAGAGGTATTACTATTAAGTCCACTGCTATTTCCCTTTTCTCAGAAATGGGTGAAGACGATGTCAAGGAAATCAAGCAAAAGACCGATGGTACTAAGTTCTTAATCAACTTGATTGACTCTCCAGGTCACGTTGATTTCTCTTCTGAAGTTACTGCTGCTTTAAGAGTTACCGATGGTGCtatggttgttgttgatactATTGAAGGTGTCTGTGTCCAAACTGAAACCGTTTTGAGACAAGCTCTTGGTGAAAGAATTAAGCCAGTTTTAGTTATCAACAAGGTTGATAGAGCTATGTTGGAATTACAAATCACCAAGGAAGACTTATACCAAACTTTCTCCAGAACTATTGAATCCGTTAACGTTGTTATTGCAACTTATCACGATAAAGTTTTAGGTGACTGTCAAGTTTACCCAGACAAGGGTACCGTTGCTTTCGGTTCTGGTTTACACGGTTGGGCTTTCACTGTCAGACAATTTGCTACTAGATACTCCAAGAAGTTCGGTGTTGACAGAGAGAAGATGATGCAAAGATTATGGGGTGACTCTTTCTTCAACCCAAAGACCAAGAAGTGGACCAACAAGGACAAGGATGCTGATGGTAAGCCATTAGAAAGAGCCTTCAACATGTTCGTCTTGGACCCAATTTTCAGATTGATCAATGCTATCATGAACTTCAAGAAGGATGAAATTAACACCttagttgaaaaattagaaatcaACCTAAAGgcagaagaaagagaattaGAAGGTAAGGCTTTAATGAAGGTCGTTATGAGAAAATTCTTGCCAGCTGCAGATGCTATGTTGGAAATGATTGTTATCCACTTACCATCCCCAGTTACTGCACAAGCTTACAGAGCTGACCAATTATACGAGGGTCCATCTGATGACGAACACTGTATCGCAATCAAGAACTGTGATCCAAAGGCAGAATTGATGTTATACGTCTCTAAGATGGTCCCAACCTCTGATAAGGGTAGATTCTACGCTTTCGGTAGAGTTTTCGCAGGTACGGTTAAGTCTGGTATGAAGGTCAGAATTCAAGGTCCAAACTACCAAGTCGGTAAGAAGGATGACTTATTCGTCAAGGCTATCCAAAGAACCGTTTTGATGATGGGTAGAGGtgttgaacaaattgatgaCTGTCCAGCAGGTAACATTATTGGTTTAGTCGGTATCGATCAATTCTTATTAAAGTCTGGTACCTTAACCACTTCTGAAACCGCACACAACATGAAGGTCATGAAGTTCTCTGTTTCTCCAGTTGTCCAAGTCGCTGTTGAAGTCAAGAACGGTAACGATTTACCAAAATTAGTTGAAGGTTTAAAGAGATTGTCCAAGTCCGATCCATGTGTTTTAACTTACATGTCTCCATCTGGTGAACATATTGTTGCTGCAACTGGTGAATTACACTTGGAAATTTGTTTAAACGATTTACAACAAGATCACGCTGGTGTTCCATTGAAGATTTCTCCACCAGTTGTTGCTTACAGAGAAACCGTCGAATCCGAATCCAGAATTGTCGCATTATCTAAGTCTCCAAACAAGCATAACAGAATTTACTTGAAGGCTACCCcaatggaagaagaagtcaaCCTTGCTATTGAAAACGGTATCATTGATCCAAGAGCTGATGTCAAGGTCAGAGCAAGATTAATGGCTGATGAATACGGTTGGGATGTCTCCGAAGCTAGAAAGATCTGGTGTTTCGGTCCAGATGGTACTGGTGCTAacgttgttgttgatgaaaccaAGGCTGTCCAATACTTAAACGAAATTAAGGATCACGTTAACTCTGGTTTCCAATGGGCTGTTAAGGAAGGTCCATTATTAGGTGAACAATTGAGAGGTATCAGATTCAACATTATGGATGTTACTTTACACGCAGATGCTATCCATAGAGGTGCAGGTCAAATCATGCCAACTATGAGAAGAGTCACTTTTGCTTCTATGTTGTTAGCTGAACCAAGAATCCAAGAACCAATCTTCTTGGTTGAAATTCAATGTCCAGAATCCGCTATTGGTGGTATTTACTCTGTCTTGAACAGAAAGAGAGGTCAAGTTATTTCTGAAGAACAAAGACCAGGTACCCCATTATTCACTGTTAAGGCTTACATGCCTGTCAATGAATCTTTCGGTTTCACCGGTGAATTAAGACAAGCCACTGGTGGTCAAGCTTTCCCAACTATGATCTTCGACCACTGGGATACTATGGGTGGTGATCCAACTGATGCTTCCACCAAGCCAGGTTCCATCGTCCTTGAAGcaagaaagaagagagGTATGAAGGAAAATGTTCCAGGTTACGAAGAATTCTACGATAAGTTGTAA
- a CDS encoding uncharacterized protein (PKUD0C08240; similar to Saccharomyces cerevisiae YPR031W (NTO1); ancestral locus Anc_7.439), which translates to MSQSGMTMEAPGDEVPVLTPTPDEHMLLQNPREEVSFTEYYQNLDPEELLPVFTYSHSEIYSKILENTNGLDRYDYRQRRVDQIRSSKLKTPNFRKLVDLDFEVENKKKEIELQQSPENPRILRKLGFHNLETKNDQKLDLPATYFRPNLNNDSMVRGKLTYKSKHFQVLYDMDETDLLFVDWMNSVATQPVSPDLFEIIITFFETQIYQVERILPPTIKDRATIDYQQHQAAILYGSDDGKGCATQDEQTCAVCGSANSDSSNSIVFCDGCDIAVHQDCYGVSFIPEGPWLCRRCLIARNTDEKCEFCPSITGAFKQTDGGDWAHVLCTLWTPELYFANPIYMEPVEGVANIPKSRWKLVCYICKQKVGVCIQCSKPSCFAAYHVTCAKRAELCMKYKKGIKGAIHDKGTLVSYCDKHTPIEWGHTHDVKAGINKTRLFFHDKVHKTQHGNTSAIEKTAVTEQEYKDLQSTKSTEFRWRLGENIYVIPEIFIDRLTNFIEENKLTNIPRNAMYQIAKYYTLKRKHMGKGLIKRPDVFNYAGMTMEQLNRRDEAVAYFQYDIGQLQETSKLVLKRSSKQKEINEVSIDLHNKLTYPKLWACQTLVNFLKVNLDSISYSIPKYAVKPTIDQIFQKVDNSEYTDIEILIKDIEKFCNWILSLSLNSNSPLVKVQKVFKIWQRYKKSKYQTARDFIKMVEDEWDLIKSQFVASKGLSYKAIDNFDCFYNERKRKHKKPKGVDGNSPVIRFGIEVSPLNEPSDNRRTLRTRRTPSYNDEAEKQIAEATKKGVGIKARLDRVKLRSNAQNLRKSKRLKSK; encoded by the coding sequence ATGAGTCAGAGTGGGATGACGATGGAGGCACCAGGAGACGAAGTCCCCGTCTTAACCCCAACTCCAGATGAACACATGTTGCTTCAAAATCCTCGTGAAGAAGTATCTTTCACAGAATACTATCAAAACCTCGATCCTGAAGAGTTATTGCCAGTTTTCACATATAGCCACAGTGAAATTTACAGTaaaattcttgaaaatacaaatggTCTTGATAGATATGATTATAGACAACGTCGTGTAGACCAAATACGAAGCTCCAAACTCAAAACGCCAAACTTTAGAAAACTTGTGGATTTAGATTTTGAggttgaaaacaagaaaaaggaaatagAACTTCAACAAAGCCCTGAAAATCCACGCATTCTCCGCAAATTAGGGTTCCATAAtcttgaaacaaaaaacgATCAAAAGCTAGATTTACCAGCAACATACTTTCGACCCAATTTGAACAACGATTCAATGGTTCGTGGGAAGCTCACGTATAAGtcaaaacattttcaagtattGTATGATATGGACGAAACCGATTTGCTGTTTGTAGATTGGATGAACTCAGTGGCAACGCAACCGGTATCACCAGATTTATTTGAGATTATAATCACTTTTTTTGAAACCCAAATTTACCAAGTAGAGAGAATTCTACCTCCAACAATCAAGGACAGAGCGACTATCGACTATCAACAGCACCAAGCAGCTATTCTTTACGGATCAGATGATGGAAAAGGATGTGCTACCCAAGACGAACAGACATGCGCTGTGTGTGGGTCTGCAAATAGCGACAGTTCTAATTCCATTGTTTTCTGTGATGGTTGTGATATTGCAGTTCATCAAGATTGTTATGGTGTATCTTTTATACCCGAAGGCCCATGGTTATGTCGCCGATGTTTGATTGCTAGAAATACCGACGAAAAATGTGAATTTTGTCCGTCCATTACAGGTGCCTTCAAACAAACCGATGGTGGAGATTGGGCGCATGTCTTATGCACATTATGGACACCAGAGTTATATTTCGCTAATCCAATATACATGGAGCCGGTTGAAGGTGTTGCCAATATTCCAAAAAGTCGATGGAAATTGGTTTGCTACATCTGTAAACAGAAAGTTGGAGTGTGCATTCAATGCAGTAAGCCGTCTTGTTTTGCTGCGTATCATGTCACTTGTGCCAAAAGAGCTGAACTTTGCATGAAATATAAAAAGGGAATCAAAGGTGCCATTCATGACAAGGGGACTTTAGTCAGTTACTGTGATAAACACACTCCAATTGAATGGGGGCATACCCACGATGTCAAGGCAGGTATTAATAAGACGAGACTTTTTTTCCATGATAAAGTCCATAAAACTCAACATGGAAACACAAGCGCTATAGAAAAGACAGCCGTCACTGAACAAGAATACAAAGACTTACAAAGCACAAAATCGACAGAATTCAGATGGCGATTGGGAGAGAACATCTATGTTATTCCAGAAATCTTTATTGATAGATTGACGAATTTTATCGAAGAAAACAAACTGACCAATATTCCAAGGAATGCAATGTATCAGATTGCCAAATACTACACCCTAAAGCGAAAACATATGGGGAAGGGACTAATAAAGAGACcagatgttttcaattatGCCGGAATGACCATGGAGCAATTGAACAGGAGGGACGAAGCTGTTGCCTATTTCCAATATGATATTGGTCAGCTTCAGGAAACATCCAAACTAGTTCTTAAAAGATCAAGTAagcaaaaggaaataaatGAAGTTTCTATCGATTTGCATAACAAACTAACGTATCCTAAACTATGGGCATGCCAAACTTTGGTAAATTTTCTTAAAGTCAATTTGGATTCCATATCTTATAGCATCCCTAAATATGCAGTAAAGCCTACAATTGATCAGATCTTCCAAAAAGTGGATAATTCTGAATATACAGATATCGAGATACTAATCAAGGATATCGAAAAGTTTTGCAATTGGATACTATCTCTAAGTTTGAATTCCAATTCGCCGTTGGTTAAAGTCCAGaaggttttcaaaatctggCAACGGtacaagaaatcaaaatatcaaacagCTCGtgattttatcaaaatggTGGAAGATGAGTGGgacttgatcaaatcaCAATTTGTGGCTAGCAAAGGCCTATCCTATAAAGCTATAGATAACTTTGATTGCTTCTacaatgaaagaaaaagaaaacataaaaagCCAAAAGGGGTTGATGGAAATTCTCCTGTAATaagatttggaattgaGGTGTCTCCGCTGAATGAACCCTCTGATAATAGAAGAACATTGCGAACTAGAAGAACTCCTTCATATAATGATGAAGCCGAAAAGCAAATTGCTGAAGCTACCAAAAAAGGCGTAGGGATCAAAGCAAGATTGGATAGGGTGAAATTACGTTCAAATGCACAAAACCTCCGGAAGAGCAAAAGACTAAAGAGCAAGTAA
- a CDS encoding uncharacterized protein (PKUD0C08260; similar to Saccharomyces cerevisiae YNL263C (YIF1); ancestral locus Anc_1.93), protein MYNPYQAQLNNDTRSQSPGYPSQGVNITNQYEQQQQQQQQQQQQQQQQHGQQQTGYPQQHQGSSVTSGKMNGNPNGAPFNTFFSDPATQMGLQFSQTAFNASQQYMQQNLGQLVTNNDIKYYFKVSNSYVLKKLFLVLFPYRNKSWIRQLKGSSDATINGQPAADVYATPIEDVNAPDLYIPVMSFLSYILLWALKAGVSGDFHPEMLGYATTRTLAFYLMDFVLLRISFYVLGINSRSSKMWDLVSYTGYKFVPILVFSLLNGLIKGSIILRYFVLGLLVFSHGFFLMRSLKYVVLPGGGYGGESRMRMQYLFLYCFVIQGGFLWLLT, encoded by the coding sequence ATGTATAATCCGTATCAAGCTCAATTGAACAATGACACGAGGAGCCAGAGTCCAGGCTATCCTTCTCAAGGCGTCAACATAACTAACCAATatgaacaacaacaacaacaacaacaacaacaacaacaacaacaacaacaacaacatgGTCAGCAACAGACTGGGTATCCACAACAACATCAGGGAAGCTCAGTAACTAGTGGGAAAATGAATGGGAATCCAAATGGAGCACCTTTCAATACATTTTTCAGTGATCCAGCCACTCAAATGGGTTTACAATTTTCCCAAACGGCATTCAACGCCTCACAACAATACATGCAACAAAACCTTGGCCAGCTTGTAACAAATAATGATATCAAGTATTATTTCAAGGTCTCCAACTCATACGTTCTTAAGAAGTTGTTTTTAGTCCTGTTCCCATATAGAAATAAAAGTTGGATAAGACAACTCAAGGGTTCAAGTGATGCTACCATTAATGGACAGCCAGCTGCAGATGTTTACGCAACTCCaattgaagatgtcaaTGCTCCTGACTTGTATATTCCAGTGATGTCGTTTCTTTCCTATATTTTGTTATGGGCACTCAAGGCAGGTGTTAGCGGGGACTTCCATCCGGAGATGTTAGGATACGCCACCACCAGGACTTTGGCGTTTTACCTTATggattttgttttgttgagGATATCATTCTATGTTTTAGGCATCAATTCAAGAAGCAGTAAAATGTGGGATTTAGTTAGCTACACTGGTTATAAATTTGTTCCAATTTTagtgttttctttattgaaTGGGCTTATCAAAGGATCGATTATACTGAGGTACTTTGTATTGGGGCTGCTTGTCTTCTCGCATGGATTCTTCCTAATGAGAAGCTTGAAATATGTGGTGTTGCCTGGTGGTGGATACGGTGGGGAAAGCAGGATGCGGATGCAATACTTGTTTCTTTACTGTTTTGTTATACAAGGAGGTTTTTTGTGGCTGCTCACCTAA